The Pogoniulus pusillus isolate bPogPus1 chromosome 27, bPogPus1.pri, whole genome shotgun sequence genome segment GCCGAGGCGGAGGGGCGAGCCCGGGCTGGGCAGCTCCGAGCTGGGAGATGCTGGCGGGTGTTCCAGGGCTGGGAGATGGTGTTTGGGAGGTGCAGCCGGCATGGCAAAGGGCACAACGGCCTCCGAAGGGATGAGAAAGGCAGGCACAAAGCCATAGGAGAGATCGAAGGCTTTGGGGGCTACTCCACTCCGCAACGGGGCGAGAcgggctggtgctgggctagCCTGGGCACCTGGGTGCCCTGAGGGGCCCGCGGAGTCCCTGCCCACCTggtccttctgcagcagctcctgcagtttCTCCAGCTGTGTCCGGCAGATATGGGAGCGTGTACGGCTCTGGCAGAAGGACTCCAGAAAGGAATCAAGGGGCAGGTCCTGGGCCAGGAACTGAAATATCTGTGCCTGTGGAATAGGCAGAGGGACAGCATCAAGCCAAGAGAGACATGGGATCACAGCAGCCCAAATATCTGAGGACCCCCTGGCTTCTtctccagagcctggcacacagGAGGGCATGGAGAGAAGTCCAGGACCCAGGCAAGgtaagaggcagcagcacaggggtcTGGCCTGACTCACCTCTGACTCTGCCTCAGAAGCATCAAGCTTGGCTTGGATCTGGTCCACGGCGCTCTGCaagctccacttctccaggtgTGTCTCTGTTGAGAGGGAATATAGTTACCAACAaacctgctggggctgccatCTTTCCCATCCCCAAGCGTCAGCTTCCCCACTCCTCAAACACATCCCTAGAGCCACCTGCACACCAAGACCTGCATCCCATCGTAGCATCAATGCCAGCTGAAGGCTGGGTGTACTGCAGATCGTCAGCTCCCACTGCTCCTGATCAAGGTTGGGCAGGCTCAAGGATGCTGAGCCCAGCCAGGCCCTCGCACTACCATGGATTATTCTGGCCATGGTCCCGTCGGCAGCACCCCAACTCACCCAGGCGCTGCTGCTTGTCCCAGCAGGCCTCTCGGATCTCCCGCAGCTCCTGGTACTTGATGGCTAGGGAAGCCTTCCCATCCTCCAGGCGCGGGCGCAGGGACAGGTTCACCCTGGCCAGGGTGCAGTTTGAAGCCAAACACATCTCCCGCTCCAGCTGCAGACTCTGAAACTGGGAGGATGGGAATAGGAGCAGGGGATGTCAGCACTGGGAGGAATGGGCAGAACCAGCgagagctggcagcctgctgagaGAGGATCCTTCTCCATCCAGGGGCAAACCTCTCCacgcctctgctctgcctccagagGGAGCATTTCATGGAGGTGCGGGAGCAATGGCTGTGCCCAGAGCACCCTACCCTGAAGGGGGCAAACCTTGCAGCTGCCCCTCCAGCCCCACTTACAGAGAAGAGGCCTCCCTAGCCCACCAGGACGTCAGAGACACTCACATCTCTTCTCCCTGCACAGGCACCTGcgcccaggcagagaggagcctgGTGCCGGGCTGGGTTGGGGAGACCCAGAGGAGGATGCCGGAATGGGGCTGAGAACGATTGCAACAACCTGCGCCCGCTGGTGCAGCCGCAGGGAGCCAAGCCAGggggagaggacacagctgggCCGGGGCCTCCCAGTCGCTCGCAGTTTCGGGCCAGCGGGGGCGGGGGCGGCggctgtggccctgctctgggttcaggtgaggctgcccagcaggtgATGGCCTCCCAAAGCCCGACGAGCCACGGGGCAGCCGCCAGCCAGAACGCCACAAGCCGACGCTTCGCCGCGGC includes the following:
- the VPS37D gene encoding vacuolar protein sorting-associated protein 37D, which produces MSRPPPPPPPGSPRRFGALSTAQLRTLLQDESRLQRAARLTRKFQSLQLEREMCLASNCTLARVNLSLRPRLEDGKASLAIKYQELREIREACWDKQQRLETHLEKWSLQSAVDQIQAKLDASEAESEAQIFQFLAQDLPLDSFLESFCQSRTRSHICRTQLEKLQELLQKDQVGRDSAGPSGHPGAQASPAPARLAPLRSGVAPKAFDLSYGFVPAFLIPSEAVVPFAMPAAPPKHHLPALEHPPASPSSELPSPGSPLRLGEHASPAAPLSPQLVRRQQRPQHQEQEAPHR